The nucleotide sequence GTCCTATGTTTGTGAGTTATCACAATATATTTTAACTTTGCACAAACCTAATCTAATGAGTAAAAAAGAAACGAAATACATCTTCGTAACAGGAGGTGTAACATCGTCACTTGGTAAAGGTATTGTTTCCGCTTCTTTGGGGCTTCTTCTAAAATCCCGCGGTTTCAAAGTTACCATCCAGAAATTGGACCCTTATATCAACATTGATCCCGGAACCCTTAATCCTTATGAACACGGTGAATGTTATGTGACCGAAGACGGCGCAGAAACCGACTTGGATCTTGGACATTATGAGCGATTCCTAGATTCTCCAACCTCACAAAACAACAACGTTACGACCGGAAAAATCTACCAAACTGTTATTGAAAAGGAACGTAAAGGTGATTTTCTTGGGAAAACAGTTCAAGTTATTCCTCACATTACCAACGAAATCAAACGCAGAATAAAGATGCTTTCCAAAAAGGATTATGACATCATTATTACAGAAATTGGAGGGACAGTCGGTGATATAGAATCTCTTCCTTACATAGAAAGTGTTCGCCAATTGCAATGGGAATTAGGTAAGAACAATTCTATGGTTATCCATTTAACTTTGCTGCCTTATTTATCATCGAGTGGGGAATTGAAAACAAAACCTTCTCAACATTCTGTTCGTCAATTGATGGAAAGTGGGATTCAGGCGGATGTTTTGGTTTGCAGAACTGAACATTCCATTCCAAAAGATTTACGCGCTAAACTTGCACAGTTCTGCAACGTAGGATTGGATAATGTGATTGAATGTATAGATATGGACACCATTTATGAAGTGCCTCTGTATCTTCAAAAACAAAATTTTGATGAAGTGGTTCTTAAAGAGCTGAATTTGCCGGTGGGAAAAGATGTTAATCTAAAAGATTGGAAATCATTTCTGAAGAAATATAAAAATCCTAAGAAAAGTGTAGAAATCGCTTTGGTTGGGAAATATGTGTCTCTTCAGGATTCTTATAAATCTATCGCAGAAGCGTTCATACACGCAGGTGCAGATTTGGAAACAGAAGTGAATGTAAGATGGGTTTACAGTGGTGATATCGAAACTGAAGGTGCAGAAAAACTATTAAAAGGCGTTGACGGAATCCTTGTCGCTCCAGGTTTCGGAGATAGAGGAATTGAAGGTAAAATCCAGGCGGCGAAATATGCAAGAGAGAACAAAGTTCCATTGTTGGGAATCTGTCTAGGAATGCAGATTATGACTATTGAATTCGCTAGAAATGTTCTAGGTTTAGCAAAAGCCAACAGTATGGAATTCGATACGTCTACGCCTGACCCTGTGATTTCTCTAATGGAAGAACAGAAAAATGTGGTAGAAAAAGGCGGAACAATGCGCCTTGGCGCTTGGAAATGTGCTTTGAAACAAGGTTCAAAATTAGCTGAGGTTTATGGTGCAAAAACTATTTCAGAGCGTCATCGTCACAGATATGAGTTCAATAGCGATTACAAGAAAGACTTCGAAGATAAAGGTCTTGTTCCAACAGGACTTAATCCGGAAACAGGCTTGGTCGAAACGTTAGAACTAAAAGACCATCCTTTCTATGTAGGAGTTCAATATCATCCGGAATATAAGAGTACGGTTGCTACACCGCACCCACTTTTCAAAGCTTTTATCAACGCAACGGTTAAGAATAAATCATAAATTAATGAATGGCTCAAAGTATTTCCTTGAGCCATTCGTCTTTATAACGGAATCTGAAAAATAAATCCTATTTTTGCAGACCAAAATAAAAGATTTGAAATTTGAGATTATTTGTCAACTTCAAACTTTAAACTTTAAACTCAATTCTATAATGCAACAAAACAACGGATTAGACAAAAAACAACTGATTAGCTTCGGTATTTTTTCTATGATTCTTATCGGTTTTATGTTTTATTTCCAAAACCGAAATGCACAAGCCGAACAAGAAAAGTTAGCGATAGAAGCTAAAAAAACAGAGCAGACTACAAAATCTAAACCTGCAGCAACCAACTTAAATGCAGCTACAGTAACACCTAATTCTGTTCAGAAAGTTAATCTTCAGAATGATGAGTTATCTCTTGAGTTCTCTAGTGTTGGTGGGCAATTGAGTTCTGTAAGACTGAATAAATTCGAGGCATTTGGTGGAAAACCATTGTACCTTTTTAGCAACAACAATGCGAGTTACGGTTTTCAGTTCAAAGATAAATCAGGTAAGGTTTTCAATACTAAGGATTTGGTTTTTGTACCACAAGTTGCAGGAAATGTTGTGACATTGAGTTCAAAAGTAGGGAATGCTGTTATTCAATTCATTTATACGTTGAAGCCAAAATATACATTAGATTTCCAAGTTAAAACACAAGGTTTGGCTAGCATCGTGAATGATGGTAAGGCTAATTTTGTTTGGAATTACAATGTAAGAGGTGCTGAAAAAGGACGTTCGCAGGAAGAGACTCACACCGAGTTTTCTTATGCATTCAACAATTATAAAGACTATGATTACGACGCTCGTTCTGATATGGATGAGCCGGACGAAACACTAAACTGGATTGGTGTAAAACAACAGTTCTTCGCAGCGGTTATCGAAGCTAAAAACGGATTTACAAAATCTAAAGGTTTCCAGGAAGCTATTCCTGAAGGTGAATATTTGAAGAAATTCAATTACGATGGACAGGTAAATTTGGCTGGAAATGAGTTGAATCAAGATTTCACTTGGTATTTTATGCCTTTGGACATCGAACTTCTTAAATCTTATGACAAAAACTTTGACGAGATTCTTCCGTTAGGTTGGTCGTTCATCGGTTCATTGAACAGATATGTTTTCATTCCGTTGTATAACTTGATTTCGGGATGGGGAATTGCAGCAGGTTGGGCAATCTTCTGGATGACGATTATTGTAAAATTGATTTTGTCTCCGGTAATGTTCAAACAGCACAAGCTAAGTGCAATGATGAAGGTGATTCGTCCTGAGATTGATGAGGTGAATGCCAAATTCAAGGATGCGGACCCGATGAAAAAACAGCAGGAAACAATGGCGGTTTATCGAAAGGCCGGCGTGAATCAAATGGCGGGTTGTTTACCGGCGTTGGTGCAGATTCCGTTGTTCTACGCACTATTCCGTTTCTTCCCTAATATGCTCGACCTTAGAGGGAAAAGCTTCTGGTTCGTTCCCGATTTGACAGCTTATGACGATATCATCAGTTGGGGAACCAACATTCCTTTGTTAGGAAATCACCTGAGTGTATTTGCTTTGGCTTGTACCGTTGTGATTTTGATTTATACGATTATGACTTCAGGTAACATTCAGCAGCCGCAACAAGAAGGGATGCCGAATATGAAAGTCTTGATGTACATCTTCCCAATCACGTTCTTGTTCTTCCTGAACAGTTCTGCGTCAGGTTTATCTTGGTATTATTTCGTATCCAATGCGATTAACATTGTAATAATCTTGGTGATTAAATATTTCATCTTGGATGAGAAGAAAATCCACGCTCAGATTCAGGAAAACAAAAAGAAAGAACCTAAGAAAGAAGGAACTTTCCAGAAAAGAATGAGAGAAATGATGGAGAAAGCGCAAGAGCAGCAAAAATTGCAAGAGCAAGCTAGAAACAAAAAGAAATAAATAATAGAGGCGGTAATTTTTTACCGCTTTTTTTATTGGGGCGTCGTGCTGAAGTTTATCCTGAGCCTGACGAAGGGCTATATCTTTTTCTGCCAAGGCTTTTCCCAATCCAGAAAAAGGATGCCGCTGCAATCACTTACGCGCTGACGCCTTTGTTCACCATTTGTCAAAAATATAATTTATCATAATTATTTGTCTTACTTTGATGAGTTTGTAGTCTATGCTGAGCTTGTCGAAGCATCTTTGCGAACCTTAAAATATTTTCAATAATTTCAAAAAAATCTTTGCGGACTTTGCGTTAAAAATTTACAATTTATACAGGGAAAATTCCCGAAATTTGCAACCATCAATTTTAAACCCAAAACCTTGAACTTAGAATCCACTTACGAATATCTCCAACAATTCCTAACACCCGAACGTTTCCAAAAAATAGAACATTATTCCAAAGAAAGTTCAGACTTCGTTTTACCAGTGATGGAAGATATTTACCAGTTCAGAAATGCTGCGGCGATTGTTCGTTCTGTAGAAGCTTGTGGATTTCATAAAGTGGTGGCGATGGAAAAAGAGAACTACTTTGAACCAAATTTAAAAGTCACAAAAGGTGCAGATACTTGGGTAGAAGTGGAGAAAATGCCGAGAACAATAGAATCTCTACAAAACATCAAAAATCGAGGTTATAAGATTGTAGCAGTCTCCGCTGAAAATAACGCAAAAATGCTTCCTGATTATAAAATCGAAGAACCATTAGCTTTAGTTTTCGGAACAGAGTGGGAGGGAACTACAGATGAATTATTAGATTTCGCAGATGAGACTTTAGCGATTCCAATGTTTGGATTTACCAGAAGTTTCAACGTTTCTGTTGCCGCCGCTATCTGTATGTACGAACTCAAACAAAAACTCCTAAAATCTGATATCGATTATAAACTTTCCGAAGAAAAATTACTTCAAATGAAAATTCGCTGGGCAAAAAACTCAATTCCGAGTGGCGATATGATTTTGGAGAAATATTTGAGGGAGAATCAGATTTAAAACATCTTATCATAATTCCAAGCTGCAACAAAAATTCCTGCAGTTTCTGTTCGTAATCTTTGATTTCCTAATGAAACCGCTTTAATTCCTTTTTCTGCTAATAATTGAATTTCTTTATCCGAAAAATCACCTTCCGGTCCAATTAGAAAAGTATAATTTTCAAGATTTGGAATGTCGTTCAAGTTAATTCTTTTCAAATTCTCATTACAATGGGCAACAAAAGTATTTTCTGGATTAAGGTTTTTCATATAGTCAGAAAACTTAATCAAATCATTGACTTTCGGAAAATGAAATCTGTGACTTTGTTTTGAAGCTCCAATAGCTTGTTTCCGCAATTTTTCGATGCTGATATTCTTGCGTTCGGTTTTTTCTGTTAATATAAAACTGATTTCTGAGATGCCCATTTCCACAGCTTTTTCAACAAAAAATTCGATTCTGTCGATGTTTTTTGTTGGTGCAATTGCGATATGAAGTTTTGGTGAAAAATCGGGAAGATTTTCTTTGATTTCAGAAACGTCTAATGAAACTTTTTTACCTTCGAAAACCAGATTGCCTTTCGCCAGATTTCCGTGGCCATCGGTTACGAAAATTTCTTCGCCTTCTCGCATTCTTAGAACTTTGGTGATGTGTTGTTGTTCATCAGAATCAATCAATATTTCAGGGAAAATCTGTCCAAAGAAAAGTTTCATATTATATTTGATTTTATATTGAACCACATAGGCACATAAGTTTTTTCAGGATAAAAAAGTTTAAATAGCTATTTCTACTTTTCTATTTCAAAATTCTTACAACTATCGTGTCTATGTGGTTTTGAAATTTCACATTGTTTATTTTTTAGTAGGCTTTACAGCTGAAATTATTTTCTTGCCAACTGTTGCCAACAAAACCGCAACCAGTCCGAAAACAATTCCTAATCCGAATTTCGAAAAGATATTTTCCGGAAGTAAGTGATGAATATAATCAATGTTGTGAAGGAAAATCTCGCCAGAAACTAATAACAAGGCAATAGTTCCAACAACGCCAAGAATTTTGATAACGATTGGTAAAGCCTTGATCAAAACTTGTCCAAGACCGGAGAAAAAACCTTTGTTTCCGGACTTTTTCATTAAGAAAAATCCAGCGTCATCCATTCTTACAATCAAGGCTACAATTCCGTAAACGCCTATTGTTGCAATAATAGCTACAAACGAAACGCTCAAGATTTGTGTCAAAAGGGGATGTTGTTTTTCGATTACAGTTCCTAATGCAATGATGACAATTTCCAAAGAAAGAATAAAATCGGTTTTTATAGCAGAACTGATTTTTGATTTTTCAGAGTTCTCATCTTCTTCTGGTAAAGAGCTTTCTTCTACAACCTCGTGTCCTTTTTTGTTTCTGTGGAAAAGAAATTCGATAATTTTTTCAACGCCTTCGTAAGCCAAATAAATCCCACCAAGAACCAAAATATAAGTAATTGCTGGTTCATAAAGCCATTTGAGTAAAAATATAATTGGAATAATAATCAGCTTGTTGATGAAAGATCCTTTGGTAATAGCCCAAAGAACAGGGATTTCTCGTGAGGAAAGAAAACCAGTTGCTTTTTCCGCATTCACGGCAAGGTCGTCGCCGAGGATTCCGGCAGTTTTTTTAGTTGCTAATTTGCTGGTAACTGCGATATCGTCCATCAGCGCGCCGATATCGTCTAAGATTGCAAAGAATCCTGAAGCCATAACTTTTTATTTTATACAAAAATAAGTTTTAAACTTTAAAATTCAATGGTTAAAATGGATGTGCGAATTATTTTTATTTGATGTTTTTAAATGCAATCTCATTCTCACTAATAAAAGCCACGCCGGTTTTGATTGTGGTATAGATATCTGTGTCACATTCTCGCAAAGAACACATATAGATTTCTTCTACCCAAGTGTTGCTGAGGAAGATTAAATTGAGATATTCGTTTTTTCTTAAATTATTTTTGATGGAAAGATAGTCGCCTTCTTTGGGTTCATAATCAAAGCTGAAAATATTCTCGGAATTAATCATCTCAATAATTTCTTCCTTGATTGTTTGCAGATAACCTGTCTCGGAACCGATTAAGTCAAAATCCTCAGCTGCATCAGAAGTTTCTGTTTTGCCGGTAATGGTTTCCAGGATCCAGTAAAATTTAGACTTATTTCTGGCTTGTTTTTCAAGGATTTTTTCTTCGAGGAGTATTTTCATAGAGTTAATTTATTCTAAATCCTTGACTGAATTTTTGAAGTTCAATAGCTTCTTCAAAATAATGTTTAAATTTTTCAGAAAGATTTTTTTCTTTAAATTTTAGAATTGTGTATCCACTATCAAAAGCAATAATTTCTACAATTGATTGAGGAATTAAAAAAGTATTTTCTTTCCAAACTTCATCACTTTCACAAGATAGTTTTATAATATTTTCTGTACGTATTTCATAATCATTTTTTACAGCAGCTATAATTCCCCAAACTATTTGAGTATCACTAATCATTAAAGATTCAAATTCATTTTTATCTAGAAAAAAATAATCTGTATCATAATTCAAAGGAATTTGGGAATCGGTTAAAAATTCAACATCAGTAATTATCCATTTATAATCCAGTAATTCAGACCAAATTGGCTTTAGAATTTCTTTCAAGTCAGTATGGTATTTAATTTTTTTTGAATGTTTAATAACCCAGTTCATTTATGAAAACCTAATCTATTCTTACAAATCATACTTCGCAGTAGCCGTTGTTCTAATATCCGTAAACTCGCCACGCTCATATTTCAGTTTCGCTACCATTGCAATCATAGCGGCATTATCTGTGGTGTATTCGAATTTTGGGATGAAGATATTCCAACCGAGTTTTTTACGATTAGCTTCCATATATTGTCGTAAACCAGAATTGGCAGAAACGCCTCCGGCAATCGCAATATCGTTGATGTTAAGTTCTTTCGCCGCTTTTTCCAGTTTGTCCATCAAAATTTCAATGATTGATTTCTGAACAGAGGCACAAAGGTCATTCAGATTATCCTTAATAAAATCCGGATCTTTCCTTACTTCCTTCTGGATAAAATATAAAACAGACGTTTTTATTCCGCTGAAAGAATAATCATAAGCTTCCATTTTCGGTTTGTTGAATTGGAAAGCGTCGGGATTTCCATCTTTAGCTAATCTATCCACAATTGGTCCGGCAGGATAATCGAGATCGAAGATTTTTCCGATTTTGTCAAACGCTTCGCCTGCGGCATCATCAATGGTTTTTCCGATAATTTCCATATCGAAGTAATCCTTAACCAAAACAATCATTGTATGACCACCGGAAACCGTTAAACATAGAAACGGAAATGTGGGCGGTGTAGGATTAGCATCTTCAATAAAATGGGCGAGAATATGCGCCTGCAAATGGTTGACTTCTATCAGCGGAACGTCCAGACTCATCGCAAGTGATTTTGCAAAAGAGGTTCCGACCAAGAGTGAACCCAAAAGTCCGGGACCCCGTGTGAAACCAATCGCACAAATCTCATTTTGTTGTATATTTGCTTTTGAGAATGCTTTCTCCACAACAGGGATGATGTTTTGCTGATGCGCTCTGGAAGCCAGTTCCGGAACCACGCCACCATATTCATTATGGATTTGCTGGTTAGCAGCGATGTTGGAAAGGATTTTATTATCCTGGATTACTGCTGCGGACGTGTCATCGCAAGACGATTCTATACCTAAAATAATTGAACTGCTCATAACTAAATGGCAAAGTTAGAAAATAAAAATACAAATAACCAAAATCCAAAAGCTGACCAACCTATCAGCAAGAAGAAAAGCCCGCTTCTCCTCAGGATTATCAGCTATATATTTTTCACAATTCTCGGTCTTATCATATTGATATTGGTCGCTATTAATCTTCCTGTTACAAAACGGTACATTGCCAATCAGGCCATTGATATGCTGAACAATGACTTTAAAATGGGAATGAGGATTGAAGATATTGATGTTAATTTCTTGGGTGATGTCACCATAAAAGGACTGACGCTAAAAGATTACAAGAATTATGATTTTGTAAAAGCAAAAGAACTTAGGGTGGCGTCTGACTGGTTTGCGTTGGCATTCAACACCAGAGATATAAAATTCAATCAGGCAGTTATTATAGATCCTGTCATCAGAGTCATCACTTACAAAGGGGACAGCATCAGTAATTTTGTTCGTTATGTGGATAATTTCGATGATGGGAAACCTCGAAATCCAAATAAAAAGCCCTTTAAAATGGGGATGAAAATTGATCTGATTAACGGAGTGGCAAGTATTGTTAATAAAAATCATCCGGGGGAAGCAGGCCGATGGCTGGACGCCAGAAAAGTGAACTTGAATGTTACCTCTCTTCGAGTGGAAGGTTCTAATGTTTTTGCTGATATCAGAAATTTTAACTTTATCACCAAACGTTACGGTAAAGAACACATTGTCGATACTTTTTCTACCAATTTTGAACTGACAAAAAAACATCTCAAGTTAGGAAATCTGACCTTCAATACCAATTATTCCCTTTTGCAAGGTGAAGCGATTCTTAATCTTGATCCGAAGACAAAATTTGCAGATTTTGGAAATAAGGTCAATTGGGATTTGAAAATGATTCCCGGAAGCCAGATCAGCGGCTATGATTTTAGCTATTTTGTTCCGGACTGGGACAATTATACACCGATTAATATTTCCGGAACGATGACCGGTCCATTGAATAATTTTACATTAAATAATTTTTTGATTCGATCCCAGGAAATTAATCTCAATACTAATAAAATGAGTATATCCGGTGTTTTGGATAAGAAATTTTTTATTGAAAGTAAGAATGTTTCCGCAGATTTTACCTACAAAGGTCTGAAAGCGACTTTGCCGAAATTTATCTCTTCCAAGCTCGGAAATTTTGCGGATGATTTCGGAAGGCTCAAATATAACGGATCTGTAAAAGTTAATCCGAAACAGATTTTTTCCAGTGGTAATCTAATCACCGGAATTGGCCAAGCGAAGATGAAGGATTTCAATTTGGTTGATTATAGCACAAAACGCCCTAGATATAAAGGTTATGTTGAGGTTAAAGATCTGAATGTAACTGCACTGACCAAAAATAAGCAGGTTGGGCTAATCTCGGGAAAATTCAATATTCAGGGTGAAGGTTTTGATGTGAATACAATGTATGTTAAAACCTCTTCCAGTGTTAATCATATTGATCTGATGGGCAAGAGTCTTAACAATATTTCTATAGACGGTGTTCTCAATAAAAAAAGATTCACAGGGAATATTTTAGCTAATGACCCTAATGCAAAGGGAAATTTTAAAGGAATCGTAGATTTCAGTACCAAAAGATTATTTGCAGATTTTACTGCCGATATCAGATATCTTAATCTGAAATATTTTGGCATTTCGGCAGGAGAAACTAATGCCGTTAGCGGATTGGTAGCCGGAAAAATTTCGATGACCAATCTAAATGATCTGAATCTCGATACTAGCATAACAAATCTGGTTCTGAATTCTCCTGCTCAAAAGCTTCATATTCCTGATTCCAGGCTTAAGGCTTATTTTGAAAACGGAAACAGAATAGTTTCAGTAGATGCGCCTGGAGCTGTCAACGGGAGATTGTCCGGTAGATTTAACCTTGAGGAGATTGGAAATATGATTAGCAATAGCATTAACAAAATATTGGTTGGGAATCCTCCGAAAAAAACATATAACGGTCAATATTTTAATTTTGAATTGGATGTAAAACAAGGTCTTGTTTCTTTTTTTGTGCCGGATCTCAAATTGCCGGGGGGTGCGAAAGTTTCCGGTAACTATACAGGAGCGACCAATGATCTCGTACTAAGCGCAGATGCAAGCAAGATCAAATACATATTGGCTAACAAAAGAGAACTTACGGAAGCTGAAAAATTTTTAGCTGAAACTGATGCGACATTCCAACCAGATCTCAATAAAGCGAAAGACAGCACAATGATTGACAGCCTGAGGCTGAGAATTAATACAGCTGATATTAACCAGCAGTTGCTGGCAACTGTGAAAAGAGGCCAATATGGAAACAAAGTGTTTCAGGACGTGAAGCTCACGGCTACGAATGAGAACGGCCAATTGCTTAGAATTGGAACCGAATTTAAACTGGGCAGTCCCGATGATGAGACTGCAAATGAAATGAAGGAATATACCGTTAATATCAATCAGACAACTAATCCCGCGGGAGATTATGTGTTTCGTTTTGAGCCAACTACGGTCAAATTCAATGGCGTGGCTTGGACTGTTGATACGAGTCCGGAACTGAATCATTCTATAACTTACCGAAAGAAAGAAAAAGATGTTTTAATTCAGAACCTACGGGTTTTTTCTGATGATAGTGAACTGCTCGTAAAAACTGCTGATTTTAAATCTGGAAAAGATTTTACTGCTAATGCAGAGGTTAAAAATTTTGATATTTCCAAGCTCCTGGCTTTCGGGAAAGATAGCAATTCTATGGATATCAAAGGAACGGCTAATGGAACTGTACAAATCAGAAAATCCGGAGAGAATCTGGAACCTTTGATTGATTTGAATGTGGAAAATATCTTTATGAATGGTAAAGAAATGGGTAATCTTGAAACAAAAATTACCAAAAGCGAAAAACCGAATGTTTTTGATGTAAGCATACAAGCTTTGTCTTCTGAATTCCTGGGTAAAAATACCTTGGATGTGACAGGAACAATCGATAATAATCTCGCTTCACCCGTCCTGAATCTAGACGCGAAAATGAATGAGTTTGATCTTGGCTTCGCGCAGCAGTTTGTCAAAGAAATTTTTGGTAATTTACGTGGGAAGGCTACCGGTGATCTTAAAATTTCGGGTCCTGTTAATGATATTGATTATAGTGGTGATATTGCTTTGAAGGGGTTTGGCTTAAAACTTATCTTTACGGGTGTTGATTATTCTTTTGACGATACTGTTATCAATCTTTCCAGAGGACTTGCCATTCTGAATAATATTGGAATCCGAGATGGTAGGGAAAATTCAAAAGGCAATGTTTCCGGATCTATTCAGTTTGAAACCTTATCTTCTCTTGGAGTCAACCTAATTATGCGTGCAGATAATCTTCTAGTCCTAAACTCTACCCAGGATGAAAACGACCTTTTTTGGGGAAGAGTTACTGCACAGGGAGACTTATATGTAGATGGTCCGGTAACTGGATTATCTATTGGAACCTCGAATGATGGTCTAAGAGTTCTAAACAACAGTACTTTTACTTTTAATAGTGCATCTACAACGAATGTGGAGGAGTTTAAAATATTACGATTTTTGAAAAGGGATAATGCA is from Epilithonimonas vandammei and encodes:
- a CDS encoding CTP synthase translates to MSKKETKYIFVTGGVTSSLGKGIVSASLGLLLKSRGFKVTIQKLDPYINIDPGTLNPYEHGECYVTEDGAETDLDLGHYERFLDSPTSQNNNVTTGKIYQTVIEKERKGDFLGKTVQVIPHITNEIKRRIKMLSKKDYDIIITEIGGTVGDIESLPYIESVRQLQWELGKNNSMVIHLTLLPYLSSSGELKTKPSQHSVRQLMESGIQADVLVCRTEHSIPKDLRAKLAQFCNVGLDNVIECIDMDTIYEVPLYLQKQNFDEVVLKELNLPVGKDVNLKDWKSFLKKYKNPKKSVEIALVGKYVSLQDSYKSIAEAFIHAGADLETEVNVRWVYSGDIETEGAEKLLKGVDGILVAPGFGDRGIEGKIQAAKYARENKVPLLGICLGMQIMTIEFARNVLGLAKANSMEFDTSTPDPVISLMEEQKNVVEKGGTMRLGAWKCALKQGSKLAEVYGAKTISERHRHRYEFNSDYKKDFEDKGLVPTGLNPETGLVETLELKDHPFYVGVQYHPEYKSTVATPHPLFKAFINATVKNKS
- the yidC gene encoding membrane protein insertase YidC; this translates as MQQNNGLDKKQLISFGIFSMILIGFMFYFQNRNAQAEQEKLAIEAKKTEQTTKSKPAATNLNAATVTPNSVQKVNLQNDELSLEFSSVGGQLSSVRLNKFEAFGGKPLYLFSNNNASYGFQFKDKSGKVFNTKDLVFVPQVAGNVVTLSSKVGNAVIQFIYTLKPKYTLDFQVKTQGLASIVNDGKANFVWNYNVRGAEKGRSQEETHTEFSYAFNNYKDYDYDARSDMDEPDETLNWIGVKQQFFAAVIEAKNGFTKSKGFQEAIPEGEYLKKFNYDGQVNLAGNELNQDFTWYFMPLDIELLKSYDKNFDEILPLGWSFIGSLNRYVFIPLYNLISGWGIAAGWAIFWMTIIVKLILSPVMFKQHKLSAMMKVIRPEIDEVNAKFKDADPMKKQQETMAVYRKAGVNQMAGCLPALVQIPLFYALFRFFPNMLDLRGKSFWFVPDLTAYDDIISWGTNIPLLGNHLSVFALACTVVILIYTIMTSGNIQQPQQEGMPNMKVLMYIFPITFLFFLNSSASGLSWYYFVSNAINIVIILVIKYFILDEKKIHAQIQENKKKEPKKEGTFQKRMREMMEKAQEQQKLQEQARNKKK
- a CDS encoding TrmH family RNA methyltransferase — translated: MNLESTYEYLQQFLTPERFQKIEHYSKESSDFVLPVMEDIYQFRNAAAIVRSVEACGFHKVVAMEKENYFEPNLKVTKGADTWVEVEKMPRTIESLQNIKNRGYKIVAVSAENNAKMLPDYKIEEPLALVFGTEWEGTTDELLDFADETLAIPMFGFTRSFNVSVAAAICMYELKQKLLKSDIDYKLSEEKLLQMKIRWAKNSIPSGDMILEKYLRENQI
- a CDS encoding RsmE family RNA methyltransferase, whose product is MKLFFGQIFPEILIDSDEQQHITKVLRMREGEEIFVTDGHGNLAKGNLVFEGKKVSLDVSEIKENLPDFSPKLHIAIAPTKNIDRIEFFVEKAVEMGISEISFILTEKTERKNISIEKLRKQAIGASKQSHRFHFPKVNDLIKFSDYMKNLNPENTFVAHCNENLKRINLNDIPNLENYTFLIGPEGDFSDKEIQLLAEKGIKAVSLGNQRLRTETAGIFVAAWNYDKMF
- a CDS encoding DUF808 family protein; this encodes MASGFFAILDDIGALMDDIAVTSKLATKKTAGILGDDLAVNAEKATGFLSSREIPVLWAITKGSFINKLIIIPIIFLLKWLYEPAITYILVLGGIYLAYEGVEKIIEFLFHRNKKGHEVVEESSLPEEDENSEKSKISSAIKTDFILSLEIVIIALGTVIEKQHPLLTQILSVSFVAIIATIGVYGIVALIVRMDDAGFFLMKKSGNKGFFSGLGQVLIKALPIVIKILGVVGTIALLLVSGEIFLHNIDYIHHLLPENIFSKFGLGIVFGLVAVLLATVGKKIISAVKPTKK
- the tsaD gene encoding tRNA (adenosine(37)-N6)-threonylcarbamoyltransferase complex transferase subunit TsaD, giving the protein MSSSIILGIESSCDDTSAAVIQDNKILSNIAANQQIHNEYGGVVPELASRAHQQNIIPVVEKAFSKANIQQNEICAIGFTRGPGLLGSLLVGTSFAKSLAMSLDVPLIEVNHLQAHILAHFIEDANPTPPTFPFLCLTVSGGHTMIVLVKDYFDMEIIGKTIDDAAGEAFDKIGKIFDLDYPAGPIVDRLAKDGNPDAFQFNKPKMEAYDYSFSGIKTSVLYFIQKEVRKDPDFIKDNLNDLCASVQKSIIEILMDKLEKAAKELNINDIAIAGGVSANSGLRQYMEANRKKLGWNIFIPKFEYTTDNAAMIAMVAKLKYERGEFTDIRTTATAKYDL